A DNA window from Synchiropus splendidus isolate RoL2022-P1 chromosome 2, RoL_Sspl_1.0, whole genome shotgun sequence contains the following coding sequences:
- the rps6 gene encoding 40S ribosomal protein S6: protein MKLNISFPATGCQKLIEVDDERKLRTFYEKRMATEVPADPLGDEWKGYVVRISGGNDKQGFPMKQGVLTHGRVRLLLSKGHSCYRPRRTGERKRKSVRGCIVDANLSVLNLVIVKKGEKDIPGLTDSTVPRRLGPKRASKIRKLFNLSKEDDVRQYVVRRPVNKEGKKPRTKAPRIQRLVTPRVLQHKRRRIALKKKRTLKNKEEASEYAKLLAKRMKEAKEKRQEQIAKRRRLSSLRASTSKSESSQK, encoded by the exons ATGAAG ctgAACATCTCATTTCCCGCTACTGGCTGCCAGAAGCTGATCGAGGTTGATGATGAGCGTAAGCTGCGTACTTTCTATGAGAAGCGCATGGCTACCGAAGTGCCTGCTGACCCCCTGGGCGATGAGTGGAAG GGTTACGTGGTGCGCATCAGTGGAGGCAACGACAAGCAGGGCTTCCCCATGAAGCAAGGTGTGCTGACCCACGGTCGTGTGCGCCTGCTCCTCAGCAAGGGCCACTCCTGCTACCGTCCACGCAGGACCGGCGAACGCAAGCGCAAATCTGTGCGCGGCTGCATCGTTGATGCCAACCTCAGCGTTCTGAACTTGGTCATCGTCAAGAAAG GTGAGAAGGACATCCCCGGGCTGACCGACAGCACTGTCCCTCGCCGTCTTGGTCCCAAAAGGGCCAGCAAGATCCGCAAGCTGTTCAACCTGTCCAAGGAGGATGATGTCAGGCAGTATGTTGTGAGGAGACCCGTCAACAAAGAAG GCAAGAAGCCCAGAACCAAGGCTCCCAGGATCCAGAGACTGGTGACTCCCCGTGTGCTGCAACACAAGCGCCGTCGCATTGCCCTGAAGAAGAAGCGCACCCTGAAGAACAAGGAGGAAGCCTCCGAGTACGCCAAGCTGCTGGCCAAGAGGATGAAG GAGGCCAAGGAGAAGCGTCAGGAACAGATCGCCAAGAGGCGTCGCCTTTCCTCTCTGAGAGCATCCACATCCAAGTCAGAGTCCAGCCAAAAGTGA